One Carassius gibelio isolate Cgi1373 ecotype wild population from Czech Republic chromosome B18, carGib1.2-hapl.c, whole genome shotgun sequence DNA segment encodes these proteins:
- the psmd8 gene encoding 26S proteasome non-ATPase regulatory subunit 8, translated as MASVLKETAGLYETLKAEWNKKNPNLNKCGETLSKLKISLLELNFLPTTGTKLTKQQLILARDVLEIGALWSILKKDIPSFERYMAQLKCYYFDYKDELPESAYRHQLLGLNLLFLLSQNRVSEFHTELERLSAKDIQTNVYIRHPVSLEQYLMEGSYNKVFLAKGNIPAESYTFFIDILLDTIRDEIAGCIEKAYEQIQFNEASRVLFFSSQKKMTEYAKKRGWTQSPDGYYSFSTQHQKTEEVTIPSTELAQQVIEYARQLEMIV; from the exons ATGGCGTCTGTGTTGAAGGAGACTGCGGGGTTATATGAGACGCTGAAAGCCGAGTGGAACAAGAAGAATCCAAATCTTAATAAATGCGGTGAGACCCTGAGCAAGCTAAAG ATATCCCTGCTAGAGTTGAACTTTCTACCAACTACTGGGACCAAGCTAACCAAACAACAGCTTATCCTTGCCA gaGATGTTTTGGAGATTGGAGCATTATGGAGCATTCTAAAGAAAGACATCCCGTCCTTTGAGCGCTACATGGCTCAGCTTAAGTGTTATTACTTTGATTACAA GGATGAGTTGCCAGAGTCAGCGTACAGACACCAGTTGCTGGGTCTCAACTTGCTCTTCCTGCTGTCTCAGAACAGAGTGTCTGAGTTCCACACAGAGCTGGAGAGACTGAGCGCAAAAGACATCCAGACCAATGTCTACATCAGACATCCAGTTTCTTTAGAGCAG tATCTGATGGAGGGCAGTTATAACAAGGTCTTTCTCGCTAAAGGAAATATTCCTGCTGAGAGCTACACCTTCTTCATTGACATTCTTCTTGATACTATTCG AGATGAGATTGCAGGTTGTATAGAGAAAGCATACGAACAAATTCAGTTCAATGAGGCCTCACGGGTGCTGTTCTTCTCCTCTCAGAAAAAGATGACCGAATATGCGAAGAAA AGAGGCTGGACCCAGAGTCCTGATGGATACTATTCATTCAGTACCCAGCATCAAAAGACCGAGGAAGTGACCATCCCTTCCACAGAACTGGCCCAACAAGTCATCGAGTATGCAAGGCAGCTGGAAATGATTGTGTAG
- the spred3 gene encoding sprouty-related, EVH1 domain-containing protein 3 isoform X1: protein MEGDVRVRAVVMTRDDSSGGWVPLGGGGLSHVVICKGRSSQGRGRREYVIRGERLRDRAPVLECAIQKGLVYNKVNPIFHHWRVEERKFGLTFQSPADAISFEKGLQSVLEKLDRGSDSPSSSTPEEGDTEDDGQASHTGSESSSNSRKEMLPKPITIVTSESSSTCFVRSTEEFAYGTGHACTTQTPAQIHTRPAQDQLTQVTAVLNPPAPPPPPPAPPTPPILPPTSSPLSPLSPTISLLEEGDLRSLDPCKDLWGTRGYEDYRRAGATRTKVGGLTGGVVVGGGQDKTELCVVRFEKELAGVGTTGCEVTVMLDTKGSQRNSSPTCMPNAVPGVPSASGSPEETGKSSPSPCCIHTSLATPRSRTRKRGAGGGEAISPDDDSSCPQGSSSCSSRCVYCRSVFSASENGRGRCRDAPDPALHCLRQWTCVWCAESLLYHCMSDSEGEFWEPCSCEDSMGGRPHTLCCARWMVLLTLSLFVPCMCCYLPLRACLRCGERCGCCGGKHKAVR, encoded by the exons ATGGAGGGCGA TGTGCGTGTCCGAGCCGTGGTGATGACACGTGATGATTCTAGCGGTGGCTGGGTGCCCCTTGGAGGCGGCGGCCTCAGTCACGTGGTCATATGCAAGGGGCGGAGCTCTCAAGGTCGTGGGCGGAGAGAGTACGTCATACGTGGAGAACGGCTACGCGATCGAgca cctGTGCTGGAATGCGCCATTCAAAAGGGTCTGGTCTACAATAAGGTGAACCCCATCTTCCATCACTGGCGTGTGGAGGAGAGGAAGTTTGGTCTGACCTTCCAGAGCCCAGCTGACGCCATCTCCTTCGAGAAGGGGCTTCAAAGTGTCCTTGAGAAGCTGGACAGAG GATCTGACTCGCCATCCTCCTCGACACCTGAAGAGGGCGACACAGAGGATGACGGTCAAGCA TCTCATACAGGGAGTGAGTCGTCATCCAACAGCAGAAAAGAGATGCTGCCCAAACCCATTACCATTGTGACCAGTGAGTCGTCCTCCACCTGTTTTGTGCGCTCCACAGAGGAGTTTGCGTATGGGACAGGGCACGCATGCACGACGCAGACCCCAGCTCAG ATCCACACCCGACCTGCCCAGGACCAGCTCACCCAAGTAACCGCCGTTTTGAACCCTCCGGCGCCCCCTCCGCCTCCTCCAGCCCCCCCGACCCCCCCCATATTGCCCCCTACCTCGTCCCCCCTCTCTCCGCTCTCGCCCACCATCTCCCTGCTGGAGGAAGGGGATCTCCGTAGCCTGGACCCGTGCAAGGACCTGTGGGGTACACGCGGCTACGAGGACTACCGCCGCGCCGGTGCTACACGGACCAAGGTGGGTGGGCTGACGGGGGGCGTGGTGGTGGGCGGCGGCCAGGACAAGACAGAGCTCTGCGTGGTGCGCTTCGAGAAGGAACTGGCCGGCGTGGGCACCACGGGCTGCGAGGTCACCGTCATGCTGGACACCAAAGGCTCTCAGCGCAACTCTTCGCCCACCTGCATGCCCAACGCCGTGCCGGGAGTGCCGTCGGCCAGCGGCTCCCCGGAGGAGACGGGCAAAAGCTCGCCCTCACCCTGCTGCATTCACACCTCGCTCGCCACGCCCCGCTCTCGGACTCGCAAGCGAGGGGCCGGCGGAGGGGAAGCCATCTCGCCCGACGACGACAGCTCCTGTCCTCAGGGCTCCTCCTCTTGCTCGTCACGCTGCGTGTACTGCCGCTCCGTCTTCAGCGCCTCTGAGAACGGACGGGGGCGCTGCCGGGACGCTCCCGATCCGGCGCTACACTGCTTGCGCCAGTGGACATGTGTGTGGTGTGCGGAGAGCCTGCTCTACCACTGCATGTCGGACTCCGAGGGCGAGTTCTGGGAGCCGTGCTCGTGCGAGGACTCGATGGGAGGCCGGCCGCACACGCTGTGCTGCGCCCGTTGGATGGTGCTTTTGACACTGTCTCTTTTTGTGCCCTGCATGTGCTGCTACCTGCCCCTGCGCGCATGCCTGCGCTGTGGGGAGAGATGCGGCTGCTGCGGAGGAAAGCACAAGGCCGTGCGATGA
- the spred3 gene encoding sprouty-related, EVH1 domain-containing protein 3 isoform X2 yields the protein MTVKHLSQSHTGSESSSNSRKEMLPKPITIVTSESSSTCFVRSTEEFAYGTGHACTTQTPAQIHTRPAQDQLTQVTAVLNPPAPPPPPPAPPTPPILPPTSSPLSPLSPTISLLEEGDLRSLDPCKDLWGTRGYEDYRRAGATRTKVGGLTGGVVVGGGQDKTELCVVRFEKELAGVGTTGCEVTVMLDTKGSQRNSSPTCMPNAVPGVPSASGSPEETGKSSPSPCCIHTSLATPRSRTRKRGAGGGEAISPDDDSSCPQGSSSCSSRCVYCRSVFSASENGRGRCRDAPDPALHCLRQWTCVWCAESLLYHCMSDSEGEFWEPCSCEDSMGGRPHTLCCARWMVLLTLSLFVPCMCCYLPLRACLRCGERCGCCGGKHKAVR from the exons ATGACGGTCAAGCA TCTGTCTCAGTCTCATACAGGGAGTGAGTCGTCATCCAACAGCAGAAAAGAGATGCTGCCCAAACCCATTACCATTGTGACCAGTGAGTCGTCCTCCACCTGTTTTGTGCGCTCCACAGAGGAGTTTGCGTATGGGACAGGGCACGCATGCACGACGCAGACCCCAGCTCAG ATCCACACCCGACCTGCCCAGGACCAGCTCACCCAAGTAACCGCCGTTTTGAACCCTCCGGCGCCCCCTCCGCCTCCTCCAGCCCCCCCGACCCCCCCCATATTGCCCCCTACCTCGTCCCCCCTCTCTCCGCTCTCGCCCACCATCTCCCTGCTGGAGGAAGGGGATCTCCGTAGCCTGGACCCGTGCAAGGACCTGTGGGGTACACGCGGCTACGAGGACTACCGCCGCGCCGGTGCTACACGGACCAAGGTGGGTGGGCTGACGGGGGGCGTGGTGGTGGGCGGCGGCCAGGACAAGACAGAGCTCTGCGTGGTGCGCTTCGAGAAGGAACTGGCCGGCGTGGGCACCACGGGCTGCGAGGTCACCGTCATGCTGGACACCAAAGGCTCTCAGCGCAACTCTTCGCCCACCTGCATGCCCAACGCCGTGCCGGGAGTGCCGTCGGCCAGCGGCTCCCCGGAGGAGACGGGCAAAAGCTCGCCCTCACCCTGCTGCATTCACACCTCGCTCGCCACGCCCCGCTCTCGGACTCGCAAGCGAGGGGCCGGCGGAGGGGAAGCCATCTCGCCCGACGACGACAGCTCCTGTCCTCAGGGCTCCTCCTCTTGCTCGTCACGCTGCGTGTACTGCCGCTCCGTCTTCAGCGCCTCTGAGAACGGACGGGGGCGCTGCCGGGACGCTCCCGATCCGGCGCTACACTGCTTGCGCCAGTGGACATGTGTGTGGTGTGCGGAGAGCCTGCTCTACCACTGCATGTCGGACTCCGAGGGCGAGTTCTGGGAGCCGTGCTCGTGCGAGGACTCGATGGGAGGCCGGCCGCACACGCTGTGCTGCGCCCGTTGGATGGTGCTTTTGACACTGTCTCTTTTTGTGCCCTGCATGTGCTGCTACCTGCCCCTGCGCGCATGCCTGCGCTGTGGGGAGAGATGCGGCTGCTGCGGAGGAAAGCACAAGGCCGTGCGATGA